In Paludibacter propionicigenes WB4, the genomic window CTGTGAGCCCCAGCTTGCTGCGGTTATCGTATAGTGTTTTTACCCTTGCGAACAATTTCTCGTTGAGGTATATATTGTCGTTGTGCTCAGAGAGGATTGGCGAAATTTCGTTGGCTATTTTGTCCATCTCTTTATTCGTATTGCTGGAATAAAGGTTGAAAAATACTGAAGATACTTTTTTAAGCAACTCACCGCTGAAGTCCATTGCGGCTATTGTATTGTCGAAAGTAGGTGCATCTTTGCTTTCGGCGATGGAGTCAATTTCTGCCTGATGTTTTTTAATGCCTTCTTTGAAAGCAGGCATATAATGCTCGTTCTTGATTTTATCAAAAGGCGGAGCACCGTATTTATTTTTATACGTTTCGAAAAACGGATTGTCATTTTTTGCACATCCCATAAGGAGTATCCCCATTGTTAGAGTTAATAAAATTTTCTTCATTTGGCCATTGACTTAGTGTGATACATTAATTTTGTGACAAAGATAATTAATTAAGTATTTAACAGTGAATAATTCTCAATTATTTATTCATTTTTTGTATTTAAATTCGTATCAATGACAAATTGCTTATCTTTTCCTAGTTGTTCTATCAATTCGTCCACGCCGTTAAACTTTTTCTCATCCCTGATTTTCTGAATAAATTCAATACGGATGAGCTGATTGTAAATATCTTCGTCGAAATCGATGATATGTACTTCCAGGCTCGTGTGATATCCGTTGTTCAACGTAGGTCGGGTGCCGATATTCATCATGCCTTTGTAAACCTCATTTTGCCAGTACACAAGAACTGCGTACACACCGAATGGCGGTATAAGTTTTTCGCTGTTTTCCGGTACCAGGTTGGCTGTTGGGAATCCGATTTTACGTCCGATTTTGAATCCGTTAGTGACCTTTCCGGTAAAGCTGTAGTTGTACGTCAGTATATCATTGGCCGCCCCAATCTCTCCCCGATGCAGTGCCAGGCGAATTTGCGACGAACTGATATGCTGTATCTCGGAGGTGGAGAAGCGCTTAGCCTGTGTAACTTTCATGCCGAGTTTTTCGCCGTATGCTTTGTATTCCGGAAATCCATCTTGTCGGTTATGGCCGAACCTGTGATCGTGTCCCACAAGCAACGAACGAACATTATACTGCCCGGACAACACTAGCTTCAGAAAATCAAAAGCCGACAAGGCAGCCATTTCTTTCGTAAAATTCAGCACAATGCAGTAGTCAATTCCGGTGCTTTCAAGCAGCTGCAGTTTTTCGGCTAAGGTGCTTAATAATTCCGGTGTGAAATCATCATTCAGCACTTTATGCGGATGAGTGGCAAAGGTGACTACCACACTTTTCAGCTTCTCGGCACTGGCTCTCTCCTTCAGCTCATTTATAAGAAACCGGTGCCCGGCATGCACTCCATCAAAAAAACCAACGGTGGCTATACAGGGAGGCAAAGAAATTTTATCTGAAGAATATATGATGTCCATACTACATTTACTATTTTGTCACAGGGTATTGTTTTTTCTACAGGGATTCGTAAACCGTTCGGATTTAGTTCAGGGAGCAACGCCAGGTTTCGGGCTTTAAAAGAAAGCTCAAATCTTCACGCGGGTCTACCAGATAGGTTTGTATACCCAGTTGACCGGCTTGTTCAATGTTTTTCGGTCCATCGTCCAGAAAAAGG contains:
- a CDS encoding bifunctional riboflavin kinase/FAD synthetase, with translation MDIIYSSDKISLPPCIATVGFFDGVHAGHRFLINELKERASAEKLKSVVVTFATHPHKVLNDDFTPELLSTLAEKLQLLESTGIDYCIVLNFTKEMAALSAFDFLKLVLSGQYNVRSLLVGHDHRFGHNRQDGFPEYKAYGEKLGMKVTQAKRFSTSEIQHISSSQIRLALHRGEIGAANDILTYNYSFTGKVTNGFKIGRKIGFPTANLVPENSEKLIPPFGVYAVLVYWQNEVYKGMMNIGTRPTLNNGYHTSLEVHIIDFDEDIYNQLIRIEFIQKIRDEKKFNGVDELIEQLGKDKQFVIDTNLNTKNE